The proteins below are encoded in one region of Paracoccus methylovorus:
- a CDS encoding bifunctional allantoicase/(S)-ureidoglycine aminohydrolase yields MTAKTPTYAGPFAGLPPQTDLTTDTAIFTDAYAVIPASTMRDIVTSFLPGWTGMRMWIIARPLSGFAETFSQYIVELEPNGGSDHPEDDAGVQAAIFVTDGAVTLTIDGKSHELTPGGFAYIPAGMAWSVRNGTQTSRFHWWRKRWQAVEGLSKPDVIIANDRDIAPIPMPDTNNSWATTRFMDPADLRHDMHITIVTLRPGGSIPFAETHVMEHGLFVIEGKAVYRLNRDWVEVGPGDFMWLRAFCPQCCYAGGPGNFRYLLYKDVNRHAQIWK; encoded by the coding sequence ATGACTGCCAAGACCCCGACCTATGCCGGGCCTTTTGCCGGACTGCCGCCGCAGACCGACCTGACGACCGACACCGCGATCTTTACCGATGCCTATGCCGTCATTCCTGCCAGCACGATGCGCGACATCGTGACCAGCTTCCTGCCGGGCTGGACGGGGATGCGGATGTGGATCATCGCCCGCCCGCTGTCGGGGTTCGCGGAAACCTTCAGCCAGTATATCGTCGAGTTGGAACCCAACGGCGGCTCGGACCACCCCGAGGACGATGCCGGCGTGCAGGCCGCGATCTTTGTCACCGATGGCGCGGTGACGCTGACCATCGACGGCAAGTCCCATGAGCTGACGCCGGGCGGTTTCGCCTATATCCCCGCCGGCATGGCATGGTCGGTCCGGAACGGCACGCAGACCTCGCGTTTTCACTGGTGGCGCAAGCGCTGGCAGGCGGTCGAGGGGTTGTCGAAGCCCGACGTGATCATCGCCAATGACCGCGATATTGCCCCGATCCCGATGCCCGACACCAACAACAGCTGGGCGACCACCCGCTTCATGGACCCGGCCGACCTGCGCCACGACATGCACATCACCATCGTGACCTTGCGGCCGGGTGGCTCGATCCCCTTTGCGGAAACCCATGTCATGGAGCACGGGCTGTTCGTGATCGAGGGCAAGGCGGTCTATCGTCTGAACCGCGACTGGGTCGAGGTAGGGCCCGGCGATTTCATGTGGCTGCGCGCCTTTTGCCCGCAGTGCTGCTATGCCGGAGGGCCGGGCAATTTCCGCTATCTGCTCTATAAGGACGTGAACCGTCACGCGCAGATCTGGAAATAA
- a CDS encoding DsbA family protein has translation MRRPLAAIALALLCAMPLATAQAQDNPAEIAAIKQAVFSGPGLPVMGNAQGDTVLVEFSDYNCGFCRKTAPQVMALLQADPKLKLVVHEIPIFGEGSRYAAMAALAAQAQGKYPEFHRALMGMRGKAEKPSVLRVARQVGLDVDRLQRDMQAPEITQRIGRSLELADEIGLVGTPSFVIGDRAIFGYLSKADLTEIVAEARAAK, from the coding sequence ATGCGTCGCCCCCTTGCCGCAATCGCCCTTGCGCTTCTATGCGCCATGCCGCTGGCCACTGCACAAGCGCAGGATAACCCCGCCGAGATCGCGGCGATCAAGCAGGCCGTGTTCAGCGGTCCCGGCCTGCCGGTGATGGGAAATGCGCAAGGCGACACCGTGCTGGTCGAGTTTTCCGATTACAACTGCGGCTTTTGCCGCAAAACTGCGCCGCAGGTCATGGCGCTGCTGCAAGCTGACCCAAAACTGAAGCTGGTGGTGCATGAGATCCCGATCTTTGGCGAGGGATCGCGCTATGCGGCCATGGCGGCACTGGCGGCACAGGCGCAGGGCAAGTATCCCGAGTTTCACCGCGCGCTGATGGGGATGCGCGGCAAGGCCGAGAAGCCCTCGGTACTGCGTGTTGCGCGTCAGGTCGGGCTGGACGTGGACCGGCTGCAACGCGACATGCAGGCCCCCGAGATCACCCAGCGGATCGGACGGTCGCTGGAACTGGCCGATGAAATCGGGCTGGTCGGCACGCCCAGCTTCGTTATCGGCGACCGCGCCATCTTCGGCTATCTGAGCAAGGCCGATCTGACCGAGATCGTGGCTGAGGCGCGCGCCGCGAAATAG
- the puuE gene encoding allantoinase PuuE: MRYSRDMIGYGEQTPDPKWPGGARIAVQIVINYEEGGENSIEHGDAASEAFLSEIIGCQPWPGQRHWNMESIYDYGARAGFWRLHRLLKDVPVTIYGVATALERAPEQVAAMQAAGWEIATHGYKWIDYKDIPREVEAEHIAKAVELHTRVTGERPRGFYQGRTSMNTVALGSEEGGFEYLADSIADDLPYWHVHNDRPQLMVPYTMDANDMRFSSGQGFGTGGEFFDYLRDSFDMLYAEGQAGAPKMMSIGLHCRLAGRPGRAIAVQKFLEHARKHEGVWFATRLDIARHWAKTHPWQPRLRPSQMGREEFVETFGSVYEHSPWIAERVWDGEMGSVHDTAAGLAARMAQVFRSASDEERLGVLLAHPDLAGKLAAAKRLTADSTAEQASAGLDSLTDAERSDFDQLNTAYVEKHAFPFIIAVRDHDKPGIMAAMRRRLDNDTATERNEAERQVSRIGELRLQQMLESN; this comes from the coding sequence ATGCGATACAGCCGCGACATGATCGGTTATGGCGAACAAACGCCCGATCCCAAATGGCCCGGCGGCGCGCGGATCGCGGTGCAGATCGTCATCAATTACGAAGAAGGCGGCGAGAACAGCATCGAACATGGCGACGCCGCCTCGGAAGCTTTCCTGTCCGAAATCATCGGCTGTCAGCCTTGGCCGGGCCAGCGCCATTGGAACATGGAATCCATCTACGACTACGGCGCACGGGCGGGTTTCTGGCGTCTCCATCGCCTGTTGAAGGATGTTCCCGTCACCATCTACGGGGTCGCTACCGCACTGGAACGCGCGCCCGAGCAAGTGGCCGCCATGCAGGCCGCAGGGTGGGAGATCGCCACCCACGGCTATAAATGGATCGATTACAAAGACATCCCGCGCGAAGTCGAGGCCGAACATATCGCCAAGGCGGTCGAGCTGCACACCCGCGTCACTGGCGAGCGGCCGCGAGGCTTCTATCAGGGCCGCACCTCGATGAACACGGTGGCGCTGGGAAGCGAAGAAGGTGGCTTCGAATATCTGGCCGACAGCATCGCCGACGACCTGCCCTATTGGCATGTTCACAATGATCGCCCGCAGCTGATGGTGCCCTATACGATGGATGCCAACGACATGCGCTTTTCCTCGGGGCAGGGATTTGGCACCGGGGGCGAGTTCTTCGACTATCTGCGCGACAGTTTCGACATGCTTTATGCCGAGGGTCAGGCCGGCGCTCCCAAGATGATGTCCATCGGCCTGCATTGCCGGCTGGCCGGCCGGCCGGGTCGCGCCATCGCCGTGCAGAAGTTCCTCGAACATGCCCGCAAGCATGAGGGCGTCTGGTTCGCCACCCGGCTCGACATCGCCCGGCATTGGGCGAAAACCCATCCCTGGCAGCCCAGACTGCGCCCCTCGCAAATGGGTCGCGAGGAATTCGTCGAGACATTCGGCAGCGTCTATGAGCATTCGCCCTGGATCGCCGAGCGGGTCTGGGACGGCGAAATGGGCAGCGTCCACGATACTGCCGCCGGCCTTGCTGCCCGTATGGCGCAGGTGTTCCGCTCGGCCAGCGACGAGGAACGCCTTGGCGTGCTGCTGGCGCACCCCGATCTTGCCGGCAAGCTGGCCGCCGCCAAGCGCCTGACCGCCGACAGCACTGCCGAACAGGCTAGTGCCGGGCTCGACAGCCTGACCGACGCGGAGCGCAGCGATTTCGACCAGCTGAACACGGCATATGTAGAAAAGCACGCCTTCCCCTTTATCATCGCCGTGCGCGATCACGACAAGCCGGGGATCATGGCCGCCATGCGCCGGCGGCTGGATAACGACACCGCCACCGAGCGCAACGAGGCCGAACGCCAGGTCAGCCGCATCGGTGAATTGCGCCTGCAACAGATGCTGGAAAGCAACTGA
- a CDS encoding NCS2 family permease, with amino-acid sequence MLDKQFGLTAHGTSVRTEVIAGITTFLTMAYIIFVNPEILSSTGMDRNAVFVATCLAAALGSAIMALWANWPIGMAPGMGLNAFFAFTVVGALGFTWQQALGAVFISGLVFLFLSVTGIRRWLIAGIPTSMRSAIAAGIGMFLGLIALKNSGIVVDNPATFVGLGDLTQTGTLLAILGFFIIAALDALKVRGSILIGILVITVVSIAIGASAFGGVISMPPSIMPTFMQLDIAGALTVGIFHVILVMVLVEVFDATGTLIGVAKRAGLLVEGPAHTNKNLGRALMADSTAILAGSVLGTSSTTAYVESASGVQAGGRTGLTALVVAALFLLAVFFAPLAGSVPAYATAPALLYVACLMVREFEEIQWSDVTESAPAVLTALMMPFTYSIANGLAFGFVSYAAIKLLTGRAREVHAATWIVAALFVIRFAFFVE; translated from the coding sequence ATGCTAGACAAGCAATTCGGCCTGACGGCCCACGGCACGAGCGTGAGGACAGAGGTGATCGCAGGGATCACGACCTTCCTGACGATGGCCTATATCATCTTCGTGAACCCCGAGATCCTGTCTTCGACCGGTATGGACCGCAATGCGGTCTTTGTCGCGACCTGTCTGGCTGCGGCGCTGGGATCGGCGATCATGGCGCTTTGGGCCAACTGGCCGATCGGCATGGCGCCGGGCATGGGGCTGAACGCCTTTTTCGCCTTCACAGTGGTCGGCGCGCTTGGATTCACCTGGCAGCAGGCGTTGGGGGCAGTGTTCATCTCGGGCCTGGTGTTCCTGTTCTTGTCGGTCACCGGCATCCGGCGCTGGCTGATCGCGGGGATCCCGACGTCGATGCGCAGCGCCATCGCTGCCGGTATCGGCATGTTCCTGGGGCTGATCGCGCTTAAGAACTCGGGCATCGTGGTGGACAATCCCGCGACCTTCGTGGGTTTGGGCGATTTGACCCAGACCGGCACGCTGCTGGCCATCCTGGGCTTTTTCATCATCGCGGCGCTGGACGCGCTGAAGGTGCGGGGCTCGATCCTGATCGGCATTCTGGTCATCACCGTGGTTTCGATCGCCATTGGCGCCAGCGCCTTTGGTGGGGTGATCTCGATGCCGCCTTCGATCATGCCGACCTTCATGCAGCTTGATATTGCCGGGGCGCTGACCGTTGGCATCTTCCACGTCATTCTGGTCATGGTTCTGGTCGAGGTCTTTGACGCGACCGGCACGCTGATCGGCGTCGCCAAGCGTGCCGGGCTACTGGTCGAGGGGCCGGCCCATACCAACAAGAACCTTGGACGTGCGCTTATGGCGGATTCGACGGCGATCCTTGCCGGTTCCGTATTGGGCACGAGTTCGACCACCGCCTATGTCGAAAGCGCATCGGGTGTGCAGGCGGGCGGTCGCACCGGGCTGACTGCGCTGGTCGTCGCGGCGCTGTTCTTGCTGGCGGTGTTCTTTGCGCCGCTGGCGGGATCGGTTCCGGCATACGCCACCGCACCGGCGCTGCTTTACGTCGCCTGCCTGATGGTGCGCGAGTTCGAGGAAATCCAGTGGAGCGACGTTACCGAAAGCGCACCGGCGGTGCTGACCGCGCTGATGATGCCCTTTACCTATTCCATCGCCAACGGTCTGGCTTTCGGCTTTGTCAGCTATGCGGCAATCAAGCTGCTGACCGGTCGTGCACGTGAAGTGCATGCCGCGACCTGGATCGTCGCGGCGCTGTTCGTGATCCGCTTTGCCTTTTTCGTGGAGTGA
- a CDS encoding multiheme c-type cytochrome: MKLKSQFKFHARPLAFAALAAVVVLAAWAALRPAPRPTGVALEDIPFYRMPFGPDETGAERAFWPSRMLSASGRMSDPKRLPSSAECATCHQREFEEWAGSLHAIADQDLVYEVTVDINSDLLRHGPEQARFCEGCHAPAEMLSGRTNRFVSVEPTEALGEGISCIACHTAIHADPIKGNGAVTLAYDRAEAERDQPQGALLLADPRAHLAAYGAPDTAALMKSSDLCGGCHTESYDESMSRAKAHQTVQSTFVEWRDSWYGAQGVTCQDCHMAGDPAGQVMALREGRTDKPARYSHRFIGANHVMADSSLGDMLLVLRGGLLPGVDAEMNRATIEEQARQTAAFLRTAAGLELRGQRPTETGLELDIAVQNLGAGHNLPTGVNDQKHMWLEVVVTDGAGEEVYRSGGAAERLGVEDPEAVTWIEHFLDSKGERITDHLTFVTAEVIWLRKPIPARGEDVVRYDVPLPEGARGPFHVEAKLLYRVALQDLLYKNLRLNMAVPSFTLAELSADLPDATQ; this comes from the coding sequence GTGAAACTCAAATCACAGTTCAAATTCCATGCCCGCCCTTTGGCTTTTGCCGCACTGGCGGCTGTTGTGGTGCTGGCGGCTTGGGCTGCGCTGCGTCCCGCGCCCCGACCCACGGGTGTCGCGCTGGAGGATATTCCGTTCTATCGCATGCCGTTCGGGCCGGATGAAACCGGCGCGGAGCGGGCCTTTTGGCCCTCGCGCATGCTGTCGGCCTCGGGCCGGATGAGCGATCCGAAACGCCTGCCGTCCTCGGCGGAATGCGCCACCTGTCACCAGCGGGAGTTCGAGGAATGGGCCGGGTCGCTTCACGCCATCGCCGATCAGGACTTGGTCTATGAAGTCACCGTCGATATCAATTCCGACCTGCTGCGCCATGGTCCTGAGCAGGCGCGTTTCTGCGAAGGTTGCCACGCCCCTGCCGAGATGCTTTCGGGTCGGACCAACCGCTTCGTTTCCGTCGAGCCGACCGAAGCCTTGGGCGAAGGGATAAGCTGCATCGCCTGTCACACCGCGATCCATGCCGACCCGATCAAGGGCAACGGCGCAGTGACGCTTGCCTATGACCGGGCAGAGGCAGAGCGCGACCAGCCCCAAGGCGCGCTGCTTTTGGCTGATCCGCGCGCCCACCTTGCCGCATATGGCGCCCCTGATACTGCCGCGCTGATGAAAAGTTCGGACCTTTGCGGCGGCTGCCATACCGAAAGCTATGACGAGTCCATGTCGCGGGCAAAAGCACACCAGACCGTGCAGTCAACTTTTGTCGAATGGCGGGATAGCTGGTATGGGGCGCAGGGCGTCACCTGTCAGGATTGCCACATGGCCGGTGATCCGGCGGGGCAGGTCATGGCGCTGCGCGAGGGGCGCACCGACAAGCCCGCGCGCTATTCCCACCGTTTCATCGGCGCCAACCATGTGATGGCGGACAGTTCGCTGGGGGACATGCTTCTGGTGCTGCGCGGCGGTCTGCTGCCCGGCGTCGATGCAGAGATGAACCGCGCCACGATCGAGGAGCAGGCCCGCCAGACCGCCGCTTTCCTGCGCACGGCGGCGGGGCTTGAACTGCGCGGCCAGCGTCCGACCGAGACTGGTTTGGAACTGGACATCGCGGTTCAGAACCTTGGCGCGGGACATAACTTGCCCACCGGGGTCAACGACCAGAAACACATGTGGCTGGAAGTGGTCGTGACAGATGGCGCGGGCGAAGAGGTCTATCGTTCCGGCGGTGCTGCGGAACGGCTTGGCGTCGAAGACCCGGAGGCCGTGACCTGGATCGAGCATTTCCTTGACAGCAAGGGGGAACGGATCACCGACCACCTGACCTTTGTCACCGCCGAGGTGATATGGCTTCGCAAACCGATCCCGGCGCGGGGCGAGGACGTGGTCCGCTACGACGTGCCCTTGCCTGAAGGCGCCCGTGGCCCGTTCCATGTCGAGGCAAAGCTTCTTTACCGGGTCGCGCTGCAAGATCTGCTCTACAAGAACCTGCGGCTGAATATGGCCGTGCCCTCATTCACCCTGGCTGAGCTTTCAGCCGATTTGCCGGATGCCACGCAATGA
- the alkB gene encoding DNA oxidative demethylase AlkB — protein sequence MTIPWEGSVEADLFGTRRDESIGPGAMILRGFALDPGIPAQIARMTAVSPFRHMQTPGGRQIGVEMTNCGALGWVSDRRGYRYEHDDPLTGRPWPEMPDQFQRLAEMAAKRAGFAGFQPDACLINRYVPGVKMGLHQDRDEARFDAPIVSVSLGLPATFQFGGPDRGDPVAKHALNHGDVVVWGGPSRLNWHGILTLKKGDHPVTGPVRINLTFRQAA from the coding sequence ATGACAATCCCGTGGGAGGGCAGCGTGGAAGCAGACCTGTTCGGAACCCGCCGCGACGAATCCATCGGTCCCGGTGCCATGATCCTGCGCGGCTTTGCGCTGGACCCGGGGATTCCGGCGCAGATTGCACGCATGACCGCAGTTTCGCCCTTTCGCCACATGCAGACACCGGGCGGGCGTCAGATCGGGGTTGAGATGACGAATTGCGGCGCGCTTGGCTGGGTCAGCGACCGGCGCGGCTATCGCTATGAGCATGACGATCCGCTGACCGGCCGGCCCTGGCCGGAAATGCCCGATCAGTTCCAGCGGCTGGCGGAGATGGCGGCCAAGCGGGCGGGGTTTGCAGGCTTTCAACCCGACGCCTGCCTGATCAACCGCTATGTGCCGGGCGTCAAAATGGGGCTGCATCAAGACCGTGACGAGGCCCGGTTTGACGCGCCTATCGTCTCGGTTTCGCTGGGCCTGCCCGCGACTTTTCAGTTCGGTGGTCCCGACCGGGGCGATCCGGTGGCGAAACATGCGCTGAACCACGGCGACGTGGTGGTCTGGGGTGGACCGTCGCGGCTGAACTGGCACGGCATCCTGACGCTGAAAAAGGGCGACCATCCGGTGACGGGCCCGGTTCGCATCAACCTGACCTTCCGCCAAGCCGCCTGA
- a CDS encoding FTR1 family iron permease, producing MRLLQALIVLFCLIAAPLRAETPWEAAEFLRSETGRLERLFLMPASPQRMIEANTRLAEMREIWTQTAPAFGAQGKAAETALAGLADSVAREDAQGVARGRQLIWTGLMQGARDHALAALEAGDAETAAGWLNIRDYARASGDTRAVMAVEALRAGQISPEAARQTVEDELLIVAASELRLALARAADDAAGGRMVQYASDLGRIEGMVTYLGANLAERLGPQEHAALAADLALAVGDPAALAAVQARLATYAPVALTPEETLRRARLLRRFTALVWEEYRDGIRDGVIRSSMEYNEALLFRDRAAMILGDLAPEIADRAAADRLGTLMAEMAQIMAAREDGIEPRVTEALEVIDRLFGEEVASGGYAAAVDALPAALDELVLMVGQGDWEGAELKRLEAYSWFDPDIEQRLVPRAPAMALRLEARFWEGRADRFGLGRLVADHAPEDAFLAEVEGIKTDLNGAREKIEAPISRLGAVLQSSAILFREGLEAVLILAALMAALRAEGVDPARFRRPLAVGVVAALAGSFALWAGARWLFSISTLAREALEGGTALVAAVVLVWMVMGLSAQGGQVSALRRKLAGSVTPGSVAMLAFLVVFREGFETVLFYEALLVDAPAMPVMLGLALGLAGVIAAGWLVLVSGRRLPLALFFRATSVLLSLLAIMLVGAGIRGLQTAALIGATPVGWFPDRDWLQLWFGLFPVAEPLAAQALVVVVLLVTFAVNGYNKRSRTTVAAGQLWQ from the coding sequence ATGAGGCTGCTGCAAGCCCTGATCGTCCTGTTCTGCCTGATCGCTGCCCCGCTTCGGGCGGAAACCCCTTGGGAGGCGGCCGAATTCCTGCGCAGTGAGACAGGGCGGCTTGAGCGGCTCTTTCTCATGCCGGCAAGCCCGCAACGCATGATCGAGGCAAACACGCGCCTTGCCGAAATGCGAGAGATCTGGACCCAAACCGCCCCTGCCTTCGGTGCGCAGGGCAAGGCCGCTGAGACGGCGCTTGCCGGGCTTGCCGACAGCGTTGCGCGCGAAGATGCCCAAGGCGTCGCGCGCGGTCGGCAGTTGATCTGGACCGGGTTGATGCAGGGTGCGCGCGATCACGCGCTGGCCGCGCTTGAGGCGGGTGACGCAGAAACGGCGGCAGGTTGGCTCAATATCCGCGACTATGCCCGTGCCTCGGGTGACACCCGTGCCGTCATGGCGGTCGAGGCGTTGCGCGCGGGTCAGATTTCGCCAGAAGCCGCGCGCCAGACAGTCGAGGATGAGTTGCTGATCGTCGCCGCCTCGGAACTGCGCCTTGCGCTGGCGCGGGCTGCCGATGACGCGGCTGGCGGACGGATGGTGCAATATGCCTCTGATCTGGGGCGGATCGAGGGGATGGTAACCTATCTGGGCGCCAACCTGGCGGAACGCCTTGGCCCACAGGAGCATGCCGCCCTTGCCGCCGATCTTGCGCTTGCCGTAGGCGACCCCGCGGCACTGGCTGCGGTTCAGGCCCGGCTTGCGACCTATGCACCCGTTGCGCTGACACCCGAGGAAACCCTACGTCGCGCCCGACTTCTGCGCCGCTTTACTGCGCTGGTCTGGGAAGAATACCGCGACGGCATACGTGACGGCGTAATCCGCTCGTCGATGGAATATAACGAGGCGCTGCTTTTTCGTGACCGCGCTGCGATGATCCTGGGCGATCTGGCGCCCGAGATCGCAGACCGCGCCGCGGCGGATCGGCTGGGCACGCTGATGGCCGAAATGGCGCAGATCATGGCCGCGCGCGAAGACGGGATCGAACCGCGTGTGACCGAGGCGCTGGAGGTGATCGACCGCCTTTTCGGCGAGGAAGTCGCCAGTGGCGGATATGCCGCAGCGGTGGACGCCCTGCCGGCGGCACTGGACGAGCTTGTCCTGATGGTGGGGCAGGGCGATTGGGAGGGGGCTGAGCTCAAGCGGCTGGAGGCCTATTCCTGGTTCGACCCGGATATCGAACAGCGGCTGGTGCCACGCGCCCCGGCCATGGCACTGCGACTTGAGGCGCGGTTTTGGGAAGGGCGCGCGGATCGGTTCGGGCTTGGGCGACTGGTGGCCGATCATGCGCCCGAGGATGCTTTTCTGGCCGAGGTCGAGGGCATCAAGACAGACCTGAACGGAGCGCGCGAAAAGATCGAGGCCCCGATTTCCCGTCTTGGCGCAGTGCTGCAATCCTCGGCGATCCTGTTTCGCGAGGGGCTGGAGGCCGTGCTGATCCTTGCCGCATTGATGGCGGCACTGCGGGCCGAGGGCGTCGACCCCGCGCGTTTCCGCCGTCCCCTCGCCGTGGGCGTCGTTGCGGCGCTCGCCGGCAGCTTTGCGCTGTGGGCGGGGGCACGCTGGCTGTTCTCGATCTCCACCCTTGCGCGCGAGGCGTTGGAAGGCGGGACGGCGCTGGTCGCCGCCGTAGTGCTGGTCTGGATGGTGATGGGGCTGTCGGCGCAGGGCGGCCAGGTCAGTGCGCTTCGACGCAAGCTTGCCGGCAGCGTGACGCCCGGATCGGTCGCTATGCTCGCCTTTCTGGTCGTCTTTCGCGAAGGCTTCGAAACGGTATTGTTTTACGAGGCGCTGCTGGTTGATGCCCCGGCCATGCCGGTCATGCTTGGTCTGGCCCTGGGCCTTGCGGGCGTGATAGCGGCCGGCTGGTTGGTGCTGGTATCCGGGCGCCGCCTGCCGCTTGCGCTGTTCTTCCGGGCGACATCGGTGCTGTTGTCGCTGCTGGCGATCATGCTTGTGGGGGCGGGCATCCGCGGCCTGCAGACAGCCGCACTGATCGGTGCAACCCCCGTCGGATGGTTCCCGGACCGCGACTGGCTGCAATTGTGGTTCGGCCTTTTCCCCGTCGCCGAACCGCTGGCCGCGCAGGCGCTGGTCGTCGTGGTGTTGCTCGTCACGTTTGCAGTCAATGGGTATAACAAACGGTCTCGTACAACTGTGGCGGCGGGCCAGCTTTGGCAGTAA
- a CDS encoding imelysin family protein translates to MRLTQLMITAAAMALGTAAYAITEEEGLAQIKAFTLEHNGALIAEAKKLNTGAETYAAIIASHNGDYAAAWEADGAKLAETIKALRTQWLAASNQYEVIEGIVAGIPSTAKYDLILDAGNPGDEEEDVAEYDLTLPDGTVLEQPGNLFHGITEPLFWGTNEAHAKLEADLDGDGQVKTGEVLFDANLAVGATRALVEWSQALEAEMSAWVPNRDDAFTAVVVMTPTVGDYFAEWKESQFVGGDALSFVAQSRLVDVLGIMGGCQRMYVSALAPVIATDDPALDASITRGFEDLIALVSQTNERENGGEKFTPEEADMIGRETQDIAERIVAQVLQAAAKHGVDIKG, encoded by the coding sequence ATGCGTCTGACCCAATTGATGATAACCGCTGCCGCAATGGCCCTTGGCACTGCCGCGTATGCAATAACCGAGGAAGAGGGCCTGGCCCAGATCAAGGCGTTCACGCTGGAACATAACGGCGCCCTGATCGCCGAAGCTAAAAAGCTTAACACCGGGGCCGAAACCTATGCCGCGATCATCGCGTCCCACAACGGCGATTATGCCGCCGCGTGGGAAGCCGACGGCGCAAAGCTGGCCGAGACGATCAAGGCATTGCGCACGCAATGGCTTGCCGCCTCGAACCAATATGAAGTGATCGAAGGCATCGTCGCGGGCATCCCCTCAACCGCGAAATATGACCTTATCCTTGACGCTGGAAATCCGGGTGACGAGGAAGAGGACGTTGCCGAATACGATTTGACCCTGCCCGATGGCACTGTTCTGGAGCAGCCGGGCAACCTGTTCCATGGCATTACCGAACCCCTGTTCTGGGGCACCAACGAGGCCCATGCAAAGCTTGAGGCCGATCTTGACGGCGATGGCCAGGTCAAGACAGGAGAAGTGTTGTTCGACGCCAATCTGGCGGTGGGCGCCACGCGCGCGCTGGTCGAATGGTCGCAGGCACTTGAAGCCGAGATGTCGGCCTGGGTGCCAAACCGCGATGATGCCTTCACCGCCGTTGTGGTGATGACGCCGACCGTGGGCGACTATTTCGCCGAATGGAAGGAATCGCAATTTGTCGGTGGTGACGCCCTGTCCTTTGTGGCGCAAAGCCGGCTGGTGGACGTTCTGGGTATCATGGGCGGTTGCCAGCGGATGTATGTCTCGGCGCTCGCCCCTGTGATCGCAACCGATGATCCGGCGCTTGATGCCTCGATCACCCGCGGCTTCGAAGACCTGATCGCGCTTGTCAGCCAGACCAATGAACGCGAAAACGGCGGCGAGAAATTCACCCCCGAGGAAGCCGATATGATCGGGCGTGAAACGCAGGATATCGCCGAACGGATCGTCGCTCAGGTGCTGCAGGCGGCTGCGAAGCATGGGGTGGATATCAAGGGCTGA
- the trpB gene encoding tryptophan synthase subunit beta → MADLINSFMTGPDEQGRFGIFGGRFVSETLMPLILALQAEYEHAKDDPSFWAEMDELWKHYVGRPSPLYFAPRLTEELGGAKVYLKREELNHTGSHKINNVLGQILLARRMGKTRIIAETGAGQHGVATATVCARFGLQCVVYMGAHDVERQAPNVFRMRLLGAEVVPVTSGRGTLKDAMNDALRDWVTNVRDTFYCIGTVAGPHPYPAMVRDFQCIIGRETRWQLEEQEGKGRLPDSVVAAIGGGSNAMGLFHPFLDDPSVRIIGVEAGGKGVDDRMQHCASLTGGRPGVLHGNRTYLLQDEEGQILEGHSISAGLDYPGIGPEHAWLKEQGRAEYVSVTDDEALTAFQTLCRLEGIIPALEPSHALAHVIKIAPDLPRDHIMVVNLSGRGDKDIFTVAKHLGADIRT, encoded by the coding sequence ATGGCCGATCTCATCAACAGCTTCATGACCGGCCCGGACGAACAGGGTCGTTTCGGCATCTTCGGTGGCCGTTTCGTCAGTGAAACCCTGATGCCGCTGATCCTTGCCCTTCAGGCCGAATACGAGCACGCCAAGGACGACCCGAGCTTCTGGGCCGAAATGGACGAGCTCTGGAAACATTACGTGGGCCGACCCAGCCCGCTGTATTTCGCGCCGCGCCTGACCGAGGAGCTCGGCGGGGCCAAGGTCTATCTCAAGCGCGAAGAGCTGAATCATACCGGCAGCCACAAGATCAACAACGTGCTGGGCCAGATCCTGTTGGCGCGCCGCATGGGCAAGACCCGCATCATCGCCGAAACCGGCGCTGGCCAGCATGGCGTGGCGACCGCGACGGTCTGCGCCCGCTTTGGGCTGCAATGCGTGGTCTACATGGGCGCGCATGATGTCGAACGTCAGGCTCCGAACGTCTTCCGCATGCGGCTGCTGGGGGCCGAGGTGGTGCCGGTCACCTCGGGGCGTGGCACGCTCAAGGACGCGATGAACGACGCCTTGCGCGACTGGGTGACCAATGTGCGTGACACGTTCTATTGTATAGGCACCGTTGCCGGCCCGCATCCCTATCCGGCCATGGTTCGCGATTTTCAGTGCATCATCGGACGCGAGACCCGCTGGCAGCTTGAAGAGCAAGAGGGCAAGGGCAGGCTGCCCGACAGCGTGGTCGCGGCCATTGGCGGCGGTTCGAATGCGATGGGGCTGTTCCATCCGTTCCTCGACGATCCTTCGGTCCGCATCATCGGCGTCGAGGCTGGCGGCAAGGGCGTTGACGACCGTATGCAGCATTGCGCCAGCCTGACCGGAGGCCGCCCGGGCGTGCTGCATGGCAATCGCACCTATCTTTTGCAGGATGAGGAGGGGCAGATCCTTGAAGGTCATTCGATCAGCGCCGGGCTCGACTATCCCGGCATCGGCCCGGAACACGCCTGGCTGAAGGAACAGGGTCGCGCCGAATATGTCAGCGTCACCGATGATGAGGCGCTGACGGCTTTCCAGACCCTCTGCCGGCTTGAAGGCATCATCCCGGCGCTGGAGCCCAGCCACGCGCTGGCGCATGTCATCAAGATCGCGCCGGACCTGCCCCGCGATCACATCATGGTCGTCAACCTGTCGGGCCGGGGCGACAAGGATATCTTCACCGTCGCCAAGCACCTTGGCGCCGATATTCGCACCTGA